A region from the Leptospira venezuelensis genome encodes:
- a CDS encoding histidine kinase dimerization/phosphoacceptor domain -containing protein produces the protein MNKILRLMLYRSLKFFQTAGKFLLVASVYFLLGKFGEFFGTFSDYASPIWPASGWGLVTPLLFGRVSYFGIFTGSFLYNCQIRHEIIPGQDLSIYFGAAVLIACGSTLQSFTGAYLYKKFVPELDLTKNTFFVLRFLWIETLVCIIAATIACSGLLLLGILELNSLFPTWITWWMGDSLGVFVYFPFFLSWLGSGIATFKVHSWKESVGLVSFLILLGGGIFYFFSINQVPAYFPLSYLLIAVISLVSLRFGGRESSLVLIIVSIISILGTSQGPSYNFPASKEVSLLLLQSFLSAISIASLLALSVVKERMDAQDEIFHSHKKLEVLVAERTQELDRSYRFLGASEAIYKGLFENVPIAILECDYSEVIRMLNELPKMSRKEFSKFLKTHPQFVSECYETVSVIDANKESVRLFEASSKEEVLFLARNFFRKGNNHYFRKLLSRIRFGARVLHTETTLSTCNGKQFEASIRWSLSPEFEETFSSTIITVTEITDKKQAERQLKTSLKEKEVMLKEIHHRVKNNLQVISSLFNLQSEYENDPKIHEAFTESQNRIQTMALIHDELYQSNDLGNVEFSGYSKRLAEKIRSAYKIGAETRVDVISSPIHLEISIAIPLGLALNELLTNSFKYAFPHNFSPSNERPKIQVRLQKKENLVILEVSDNGVGLPNELNPIATHSFGLTLVQVLTKQLKGKLDFSSSKDHGASFQIRFELPN, from the coding sequence ATGAATAAGATTCTAAGATTAATGTTATATCGATCCTTAAAATTCTTCCAAACAGCCGGCAAATTTCTGCTGGTAGCTTCTGTTTATTTTCTTTTGGGAAAATTCGGAGAATTCTTTGGTACTTTTTCAGATTATGCCTCTCCTATTTGGCCTGCGTCTGGTTGGGGACTAGTCACTCCTTTATTATTCGGAAGAGTTTCCTATTTTGGGATTTTTACAGGCTCCTTTTTATACAACTGCCAGATCCGACATGAAATTATTCCAGGGCAAGATTTAAGCATTTATTTTGGGGCCGCGGTGCTAATCGCGTGTGGGAGCACTTTGCAATCTTTCACGGGAGCTTATTTATATAAAAAGTTTGTTCCTGAATTAGATCTTACAAAGAACACTTTCTTTGTCCTTAGATTTCTTTGGATAGAAACATTAGTTTGTATCATTGCCGCAACGATCGCATGTTCCGGACTTCTACTCTTAGGCATTTTAGAATTAAATTCTTTATTTCCTACTTGGATCACTTGGTGGATGGGAGATTCTTTAGGAGTATTTGTATACTTTCCGTTCTTCTTAAGTTGGTTAGGATCAGGAATTGCAACATTTAAAGTACATTCCTGGAAGGAAAGTGTCGGTCTTGTTTCCTTTCTAATTTTATTAGGAGGCGGGATCTTTTACTTCTTTAGTATCAACCAGGTCCCTGCGTATTTTCCGCTTTCTTACCTTCTGATCGCAGTCATCTCACTTGTGTCTCTCAGATTCGGAGGGAGAGAATCTTCTCTTGTTCTGATTATAGTTTCTATTATATCCATATTAGGAACCTCGCAAGGACCTTCGTATAATTTTCCTGCTTCAAAGGAAGTATCCCTTCTTCTTTTACAAAGTTTTTTATCCGCAATCTCGATCGCTTCGCTTCTCGCTTTATCTGTAGTGAAGGAAAGAATGGATGCACAAGATGAGATTTTTCATTCCCATAAAAAATTAGAAGTTCTGGTGGCTGAGAGAACCCAAGAATTGGATCGCTCTTATCGTTTTCTGGGAGCAAGCGAGGCAATCTACAAGGGTCTATTTGAGAATGTTCCGATCGCGATCTTAGAATGTGACTATTCTGAAGTAATAAGGATGTTGAATGAACTACCTAAGATGTCCAGAAAAGAATTTTCCAAATTCCTAAAGACGCATCCTCAGTTCGTTTCGGAATGTTACGAAACTGTAAGTGTAATAGATGCAAACAAAGAATCAGTTCGATTATTCGAAGCAAGTTCAAAGGAAGAAGTTCTATTTCTCGCCAGAAACTTTTTTCGAAAAGGAAACAATCATTATTTTAGAAAACTTCTGAGCAGAATTCGTTTTGGAGCAAGGGTACTTCATACTGAAACCACATTATCCACCTGCAATGGAAAACAATTCGAAGCATCCATTCGTTGGTCTTTGTCACCTGAATTCGAAGAAACTTTCTCTTCTACCATTATTACTGTTACAGAGATCACAGATAAAAAACAAGCGGAGAGACAGTTAAAAACTTCCTTAAAAGAAAAGGAAGTAATGTTGAAAGAGATCCATCACAGAGTAAAAAACAATCTGCAGGTGATTTCCAGTTTATTTAATCTTCAGTCAGAATACGAAAACGATCCTAAAATCCATGAAGCATTTACCGAAAGTCAAAATAGGATACAAACCATGGCACTCATCCATGATGAGTTGTACCAATCCAATGATCTGGGAAATGTAGAATTTTCAGGATATTCCAAAAGGCTTGCGGAGAAGATCAGGTCTGCTTATAAGATCGGAGCGGAAACAAGAGTGGATGTGATATCAAGTCCTATTCATTTAGAGATCAGCATTGCAATTCCGCTCGGGCTTGCATTGAATGAACTACTCACAAATTCTTTTAAATACGCTTTTCCTCATAATTTTTCTCCTTCTAATGAAAGGCCGAAAATCCAGGTCAGACTTCAGAAGAAAGAGAATCTAGTAATTTTAGAAGTTTCAGACAATGGTGTCGGTTTACCCAATGAGTTAAATCCAATCGCAACCCATTCCTTCGGTCTAACCTTGGTCCAGGTCCTAACGAAACAGCTAAAAGGAAAATTGGATTTTTCCAGTTCCAAAGACCATGGAGCCAGTTTTCAAATTCGTTTTGAACTTCCGAATTAG
- a CDS encoding TetR/AcrR family transcriptional regulator, whose protein sequence is MRTKPPSPIANRAEARREQILEAALDVFSEKGYHEAGIADIAGKLNIGHGTCYRYFKNKLDILHALVDRILLGLLEVVRKESPEKSNTIEEYRNQIKNIGWELFQLFSKDPRQAKIVFFEAMALDETVKRKVQLGIDKSARLTELYLKNGVKKGFLRKELDTRIASQAVNAMMFEGIRINLSSKVDSKFAKRWLEEMPTLMLEGMGKR, encoded by the coding sequence ATGAGAACAAAGCCTCCCAGTCCGATTGCCAACAGGGCAGAAGCAAGAAGAGAACAGATCCTGGAAGCAGCATTGGACGTATTCTCTGAAAAAGGATATCATGAGGCTGGTATCGCGGACATAGCCGGAAAATTAAATATAGGTCATGGAACCTGTTATCGTTATTTTAAAAATAAATTAGATATCCTACACGCATTAGTGGATCGGATCCTTCTCGGCTTATTAGAAGTAGTCCGTAAAGAAAGTCCTGAAAAATCAAATACGATAGAAGAATATAGAAATCAGATCAAAAATATCGGCTGGGAATTATTTCAACTTTTCAGCAAAGATCCGAGACAAGCAAAGATCGTTTTTTTTGAAGCGATGGCCTTGGACGAAACCGTAAAAAGAAAAGTGCAACTTGGAATCGACAAGAGTGCTAGGCTTACAGAGTTATATCTGAAGAATGGCGTGAAAAAAGGATTTTTGAGAAAAGAATTAGATACTCGTATTGCATCCCAAGCAGTAAATGCAATGATGTTCGAAGGAATTCGGATCAATTTATCTTCTAAAGTAGATTCCAAATTTGCAAAACGTTGGCTGGAAGAAATGCCCACCCTTATGTTAGAAGGAATGGGCAAACGTTAG
- a CDS encoding alpha/beta fold hydrolase has translation MKRTRISLMLLLIILLNCRVLGIGSDSLEDLKSKYANSESKFAPIGDLNIHYRDEGQGPVIILLHGVCSSLHTWDSWAELLKSRYRVIRIDLPGHGLTGPPEDLEKLNLEEGVEVLNRFLDYLKVDSFYLVGNSMGGYISWNYVLKYPNKVQKLVLIDAAGYAQPMPPMIALGSNPIVSPFARHMLPSFMVERSVDEVYGDPSKITPEIKTRYVDLSRREGNRQAYNYFFRTAREKFTDPKISEGIKSVKTPTLVMWGKEDHWLKLEYAQNWTKDLQNSKFITYEGAGHIPMEEIPDITAKDLVQFLTL, from the coding sequence ATGAAAAGAACAAGAATAAGCTTAATGTTACTTCTCATCATTCTACTCAATTGTAGAGTTTTAGGGATCGGTTCCGATTCCTTAGAGGATTTGAAATCGAAATATGCAAACTCTGAGTCCAAGTTTGCTCCAATTGGGGATCTCAATATCCATTACAGGGACGAGGGCCAGGGTCCTGTAATAATACTATTGCACGGAGTATGTTCTTCTTTGCATACTTGGGATTCTTGGGCGGAATTATTAAAGTCTCGCTATAGAGTTATCCGTATCGATCTTCCCGGTCACGGTTTAACAGGTCCTCCTGAAGATCTAGAAAAGTTGAATTTGGAAGAAGGAGTAGAAGTACTAAATCGATTTCTGGACTATCTAAAAGTGGATTCTTTCTATTTAGTAGGAAATTCTATGGGGGGATATATCTCCTGGAATTACGTATTAAAATATCCTAATAAAGTTCAAAAATTGGTATTGATAGATGCGGCCGGATATGCTCAACCTATGCCTCCTATGATCGCTTTAGGTAGTAATCCGATCGTAAGTCCATTTGCACGACATATGCTTCCAAGTTTTATGGTAGAAAGAAGTGTGGATGAGGTTTATGGAGATCCTTCTAAAATTACACCAGAGATCAAAACAAGATACGTGGATCTTTCCAGAAGAGAAGGGAATAGACAGGCTTATAATTATTTTTTCAGGACTGCTAGGGAGAAGTTTACTGATCCTAAAATTTCAGAAGGAATTAAATCTGTAAAAACTCCTACATTGGTAATGTGGGGAAAAGAAGATCATTGGTTAAAATTGGAATACGCACAGAACTGGACAAAAGATCTTCAGAATTCTAAGTTTATCACTTACGAAGGTGCTGGTCATATCCCTATGGAAGAAATTCCGGACATCACTGCTAAAGATCTGGTGCAATTCCTTACATTATAA
- a CDS encoding PLP-dependent transferase gives MILEIEEPHRRICGERIPFENIHAVSMSLPEVADVIGYEEKRTETLSRLKAGYPRFVAHAYIEKILDYNKETNGVNGPQFIVNSRKAADHIVSSFEIEGARILEDEGIITLTIPPNKESESKVLSFIQHTGCLLSSRKAEDYLFKKGLIDSIYQEESRKEKPYESVEGSLSSLYPGKDLQVYLATSGMNAVYAAFRALDKIRAKEGKDIWLRLGWLYVDNIRILEKYSRGSHIFHDVVDLKELEEFLSKEGHRVAAILTESPTNPLIQVPDYPELKKLLEKYGIPLVADISVAGSAVVDLSPFADVIVESLTKFASGHADVMMGALFLNPSSAYFERLKKDSPEFLETPYIRDCERMSFELEGYVERVKEIGKNAAILANFFSNHPKIKAVHWSGSEENHGNFSKIARDKDLHCGVITIEPGVPLEPFYNSLRLLKGPSFGTEFTLNMLYMYLAHYELVSTEAGRGFLKEVGLDPSLIRISIGRENPELLIAEYKKALGD, from the coding sequence ATGATACTAGAGATAGAAGAACCGCATCGTAGGATCTGCGGGGAAAGAATACCATTTGAAAATATACATGCGGTTTCCATGAGCCTTCCGGAAGTCGCTGATGTAATCGGATACGAAGAAAAAAGAACCGAAACTCTTTCCAGACTCAAAGCTGGATATCCTCGCTTCGTAGCTCATGCTTATATAGAAAAAATCCTAGATTATAATAAAGAAACGAACGGGGTTAATGGTCCCCAGTTTATCGTAAATTCTCGCAAGGCGGCAGATCATATCGTCTCTTCCTTCGAGATAGAAGGCGCAAGAATTTTAGAAGACGAAGGAATTATCACCTTAACGATTCCTCCTAATAAAGAAAGCGAATCCAAAGTTTTATCATTTATCCAGCATACAGGATGCCTATTATCTTCTCGCAAAGCAGAAGATTACTTATTCAAAAAAGGTCTTATCGATTCAATCTATCAGGAAGAATCCAGAAAAGAAAAACCATACGAAAGTGTAGAAGGATCGCTATCCTCTTTGTATCCGGGTAAAGACCTGCAAGTATATCTGGCGACTTCTGGGATGAATGCAGTCTATGCAGCATTTAGAGCCTTAGATAAAATCCGTGCGAAAGAAGGAAAAGATATTTGGCTCAGACTCGGATGGTTATACGTAGACAATATTAGAATATTAGAAAAGTATTCTAGAGGTTCTCATATTTTTCATGATGTGGTCGATCTAAAAGAACTGGAAGAATTCCTTTCTAAAGAAGGTCATAGAGTAGCGGCAATCCTTACCGAATCTCCAACTAATCCTCTTATTCAAGTTCCTGATTATCCAGAGCTCAAAAAACTTTTGGAAAAATATGGAATTCCATTAGTAGCGGATATTTCCGTAGCAGGTTCCGCAGTCGTGGATCTTTCTCCGTTTGCAGATGTGATCGTGGAAAGTCTAACCAAGTTTGCATCCGGACATGCGGATGTGATGATGGGTGCGTTATTTCTGAATCCTTCTTCTGCTTATTTTGAAAGACTGAAAAAAGATTCTCCTGAGTTTTTAGAAACTCCGTATATTAGAGATTGTGAACGTATGTCCTTCGAGCTAGAAGGTTATGTCGAAAGAGTCAAAGAAATTGGGAAGAATGCAGCAATACTTGCGAATTTTTTCTCAAATCATCCTAAGATCAAAGCTGTTCATTGGAGTGGCTCCGAAGAAAATCACGGAAACTTTTCTAAGATTGCAAGAGATAAAGATCTTCATTGCGGAGTAATCACTATAGAACCCGGAGTTCCTTTGGAACCGTTTTATAATTCCTTAAGATTGCTTAAAGGACCAAGCTTCGGAACTGAATTCACTTTGAACATGTTGTATATGTATTTAGCTCATTATGAGTTAGTTTCTACAGAAGCAGGAAGAGGATTTTTGAAAGAAGTAGGACTGGATCCAAGTCTGATTAGAATTTCCATAGGAAGAGAAAATCCAGAACTTCTAATTGCAGAATACAAAAAAGCTCTGGGAGATTAA
- the prfA gene encoding peptide chain release factor 1, producing MLDRLEKIQQKYLKISDELTTASNPDDLKRLYKERSRLTPLFDKITEYQKLIQNKKDAEELLKTEKDGDMRSMYEEERKEAEERIESLEKELEILLLPPDPNSGKNILLEIRAGTGGEEAGLFVSDLFRMYTRYADKQGIRHEIIESSPTGIGGLKEIIFAMENDKAYDLFKFEAGTHRVQRIPATESGGRIHTSAVTVAVLPEAEESEININENDLRVDVYRSSGSGGQHVNTTDSAVRITHIPTGIAVACQDEKSQHKNKAKAMRILSARILEKQAEEKKAAADALKKQMVGSGDRSERIRTYNFPQGRCTDHRIGFTSHNLSAIMEGDLDDLINALTEEDRVKRLANSQAN from the coding sequence GACTTTATAAGGAACGTTCCCGACTCACGCCCTTATTCGATAAAATTACCGAATACCAAAAATTAATTCAGAATAAGAAAGACGCTGAAGAACTTTTAAAAACCGAAAAAGACGGGGATATGCGCTCTATGTACGAAGAGGAGCGCAAAGAAGCAGAAGAAAGGATAGAAAGTTTGGAGAAGGAGTTGGAAATTCTTCTACTTCCTCCTGATCCGAATTCCGGTAAAAATATCCTGCTCGAGATAAGAGCAGGGACCGGTGGAGAGGAGGCAGGACTGTTCGTTTCTGATCTTTTCAGAATGTACACCAGATATGCGGACAAGCAGGGCATTCGCCATGAGATCATAGAGTCTTCTCCAACTGGAATAGGTGGGTTAAAAGAGATCATCTTTGCAATGGAAAATGATAAGGCATACGATCTTTTCAAATTCGAGGCGGGAACTCATAGAGTGCAAAGAATTCCTGCAACCGAATCTGGAGGAAGGATTCACACAAGTGCGGTGACCGTTGCAGTTTTACCAGAGGCAGAAGAATCAGAAATAAATATAAATGAAAACGATCTGAGAGTGGATGTGTATCGTTCTTCCGGATCAGGTGGACAGCACGTTAACACAACTGACTCCGCAGTTCGGATCACTCACATTCCTACCGGGATCGCAGTTGCTTGTCAGGATGAAAAATCCCAACACAAGAACAAAGCAAAAGCGATGAGGATCTTAAGCGCTAGGATCTTAGAAAAGCAGGCCGAAGAAAAGAAAGCTGCAGCCGATGCTCTTAAAAAACAGATGGTTGGTTCCGGAGACAGATCCGAAAGAATACGAACTTATAATTTTCCACAAGGAAGATGTACAGATCATCGTATCGGATTTACTAGTCATAATCTTTCTGCTATAATGGAAGGAGATCTGGACGACTTGATCAATGCTCTAACAGAAGAAGATAGAGTTAAACGCCTCGCAAATTCACAGGCCAATTAG